One part of the Drosophila teissieri strain GT53w chromosome 3R, Prin_Dtei_1.1, whole genome shotgun sequence genome encodes these proteins:
- the LOC122619391 gene encoding neuropeptide F receptor isoform X2, producing MHHLRTPKANLHKLPCNDSSSTFQECEFQFERQWIISMNQTEPSQLAAGEHLSGYASSSNSVRYLDDRHPLDYLDLGTVHALNTTAINTSDLNETGSRPLDPVLIDRFLSNRAVDSPWYHMLISMYGVLILFGALGNTLVVIAVIRKPIMRTARNLFILNLAISDLLLCLVTMPLTLMEILSKYWPYGSCSILCKTIAMLQALCIFVSTISITAIAFDRYQVIVYPTRDSLQFVGAVMILAGIWALALLLASPLFIYKELINTDTPALLQQIGLQDTIPYCIEDWPSRNGRFYYSIFSLCVQYLVPILIVSVAYFGIYNKLKSRITVVAVQASSAQRKVERGRRMKRTNCLLISIAIIFGVSWLPLNFFNLYADMERSPVTQSMLVRYAICHMIGMSSACSNPLLYGWLNDNFRCNVQAAARRRRKLGAELSKGELKLLGPGGAQSGTAGGEGGLAATDFMTGPHEGGLRSAITESVALTDQPSNPVPSEVTKLMPR from the exons ATGCATCATTTAAGGACTCCAAAAGCGAACCTGCACAAGTTACCGTGTAACGATTCATCTTCCACCTTTCAGGAATGTGAGTTTCAGTTTGAACGCCAATGG ATAATCAGCATGAACCAGACGGAGCCCTCCCAGCTGGCAGCTGGGGAGCATCTGAGTGGAtacgccagcagcagcaacagcgtgCGCTATCTGGACGACCGGCATCCGCTGGACTACCTTGACCTGGGCACGGTGCACGCCCTCAACACCACTGCCATCAACACCTCCGATCTGAACGAGACTGGGAGCAGGCCGCTGGACCCGGTGCTCATCGACAGGTTCCTGAGCAACAGGGCGGTGGACAGCCCGTGGTACCACATGCTCATCAGCATGTACGGCGTGCTAATCTTGTTCGGAGCCCTAGGCAACACCCTGGTGGTTATAGCCGTGATCCGGAAGCCCATCATGCGCACAGCCCGCAATCTGTTCATCCTGAACCTGGCCATATCGG ACTTACTTTTATGCCTAGTCACCATGCCGCTGACCCTGATGGAGATCCTGTCCAAGTACTGGCCCTACGGCTCCTGCTCTATCCTGTGCAAAACCATTGCCATGCTGCAGGCACTTTGTATTTTCGTGTCTACAATATCCATAACGGCCATTGCCTTCGACAGATATCAG GTTATCGTGTACCCCACGCGGGACAGCCTGCAGTTCGTGGGCGCGGTGATGATCCTGGCAGGGATTTGGGCACTGGCACTGCTGCTGGCCTCGCCGCTGTTCATCTACAAGGAGCTGATCAACACAGACACGCCGGCTCTTCTGCAGCAGATCGGGCTGCAGGACACCATACCGTACTGCATCGAGGACTGGCCAAGTCGCAACGGGCGCTTCTACTACTCGATCTTCTCGCTGTGCGTGCAATACCTGGTGCCTATCCTGATCGTCTCGGTGGCCTACTTCGGGATCTACAACAAGCTGAAGAGCCGCATCACCGTGGTGGCCGTTCAGGCGTCCTCCGCCCAGCGAAAGGTGGAACGAGGGCGGCGGATGAAGCGCACCAACTGCCTGCTGATCAGCATCGCCATCATCTTCGGGGTTTCTTGGCTGCCGCTGAACTTTTTTAACCTGTACGCGGACATGGAGCGCTCGCCGGTCACTCAGAGCATGCTCGTCCGCTACGCCATCTGCCACATGATCGGCATGAGCTCCGCCTGCTCCAACCCACTTCTCTACGGCTGGCTCAACGACAACTTCC GCTGCAACGTCCAGGCGGCGGCGCGAAGGCGTCGCAAGTTGGGCGCCGAACTCTCCAAGGGCGAGCTCAAGCTGCTGGGGCCGGGCGGCGCCCAGAGCGGTAccgccggcggcgagggcGGTCTGGCGGCCACCGACTTCATGACAGGCCCCCACGAGGGCGGACTGCGCAGCGCCATTACCGAGTCGGTGGCCCTGACGGACCAACCGTCCAACCCGGTGCCCTCGGAGGTCACCAAGCTGATGCCGCGGTAA
- the LOC122619391 gene encoding neuropeptide F receptor isoform X1 encodes MHHLRTPKANLHKLPCNDSSSTFQECEFQFERQWIISMNQTEPSQLAAGEHLSGYASSSNSVRYLDDRHPLDYLDLGTVHALNTTAINTSDLNETGSRPLDPVLIDRFLSNRAVDSPWYHMLISMYGVLILFGALGNTLVVIAVIRKPIMRTARNLFILNLAISDLLLCLVTMPLTLMEILSKYWPYGSCSILCKTIAMLQALCIFVSTISITAIAFDRYQVIVYPTRDSLQFVGAVMILAGIWALALLLASPLFIYKELINTDTPALLQQIGLQDTIPYCIEDWPSRNGRFYYSIFSLCVQYLVPILIVSVAYFGIYNKLKSRITVVAVQASSAQRKVERGRRMKRTNCLLISIAIIFGVSWLPLNFFNLYADMERSPVTQSMLVRYAICHMIGMSSACSNPLLYGWLNDNFRKEFQELLCRCSDTNVALNGHTTGCNVQAAARRRRKLGAELSKGELKLLGPGGAQSGTAGGEGGLAATDFMTGPHEGGLRSAITESVALTDQPSNPVPSEVTKLMPR; translated from the exons ATGCATCATTTAAGGACTCCAAAAGCGAACCTGCACAAGTTACCGTGTAACGATTCATCTTCCACCTTTCAGGAATGTGAGTTTCAGTTTGAACGCCAATGG ATAATCAGCATGAACCAGACGGAGCCCTCCCAGCTGGCAGCTGGGGAGCATCTGAGTGGAtacgccagcagcagcaacagcgtgCGCTATCTGGACGACCGGCATCCGCTGGACTACCTTGACCTGGGCACGGTGCACGCCCTCAACACCACTGCCATCAACACCTCCGATCTGAACGAGACTGGGAGCAGGCCGCTGGACCCGGTGCTCATCGACAGGTTCCTGAGCAACAGGGCGGTGGACAGCCCGTGGTACCACATGCTCATCAGCATGTACGGCGTGCTAATCTTGTTCGGAGCCCTAGGCAACACCCTGGTGGTTATAGCCGTGATCCGGAAGCCCATCATGCGCACAGCCCGCAATCTGTTCATCCTGAACCTGGCCATATCGG ACTTACTTTTATGCCTAGTCACCATGCCGCTGACCCTGATGGAGATCCTGTCCAAGTACTGGCCCTACGGCTCCTGCTCTATCCTGTGCAAAACCATTGCCATGCTGCAGGCACTTTGTATTTTCGTGTCTACAATATCCATAACGGCCATTGCCTTCGACAGATATCAG GTTATCGTGTACCCCACGCGGGACAGCCTGCAGTTCGTGGGCGCGGTGATGATCCTGGCAGGGATTTGGGCACTGGCACTGCTGCTGGCCTCGCCGCTGTTCATCTACAAGGAGCTGATCAACACAGACACGCCGGCTCTTCTGCAGCAGATCGGGCTGCAGGACACCATACCGTACTGCATCGAGGACTGGCCAAGTCGCAACGGGCGCTTCTACTACTCGATCTTCTCGCTGTGCGTGCAATACCTGGTGCCTATCCTGATCGTCTCGGTGGCCTACTTCGGGATCTACAACAAGCTGAAGAGCCGCATCACCGTGGTGGCCGTTCAGGCGTCCTCCGCCCAGCGAAAGGTGGAACGAGGGCGGCGGATGAAGCGCACCAACTGCCTGCTGATCAGCATCGCCATCATCTTCGGGGTTTCTTGGCTGCCGCTGAACTTTTTTAACCTGTACGCGGACATGGAGCGCTCGCCGGTCACTCAGAGCATGCTCGTCCGCTACGCCATCTGCCACATGATCGGCATGAGCTCCGCCTGCTCCAACCCACTTCTCTACGGCTGGCTCAACGACAACTTCCGTAAAGAATTTCAAGAACTGCTCTGCCGTTGCTCAGACACTAATGTTGCTCTTAACGGTCACACGACAGGCTGCAACGTCCAGGCGGCGGCGCGAAGGCGTCGCAAGTTGGGCGCCGAACTCTCCAAGGGCGAGCTCAAGCTGCTGGGGCCGGGCGGCGCCCAGAGCGGTAccgccggcggcgagggcGGTCTGGCGGCCACCGACTTCATGACAGGCCCCCACGAGGGCGGACTGCGCAGCGCCATTACCGAGTCGGTGGCCCTGACGGACCAACCGTCCAACCCGGTGCCCTCGGAGGTCACCAAGCTGATGCCGCGGTAA
- the LOC122619391 gene encoding neuropeptide F receptor isoform X3 has translation MIISMNQTEPSQLAAGEHLSGYASSSNSVRYLDDRHPLDYLDLGTVHALNTTAINTSDLNETGSRPLDPVLIDRFLSNRAVDSPWYHMLISMYGVLILFGALGNTLVVIAVIRKPIMRTARNLFILNLAISDLLLCLVTMPLTLMEILSKYWPYGSCSILCKTIAMLQALCIFVSTISITAIAFDRYQVIVYPTRDSLQFVGAVMILAGIWALALLLASPLFIYKELINTDTPALLQQIGLQDTIPYCIEDWPSRNGRFYYSIFSLCVQYLVPILIVSVAYFGIYNKLKSRITVVAVQASSAQRKVERGRRMKRTNCLLISIAIIFGVSWLPLNFFNLYADMERSPVTQSMLVRYAICHMIGMSSACSNPLLYGWLNDNFRKEFQELLCRCSDTNVALNGHTTGCNVQAAARRRRKLGAELSKGELKLLGPGGAQSGTAGGEGGLAATDFMTGPHEGGLRSAITESVALTDQPSNPVPSEVTKLMPR, from the exons ATG ATAATCAGCATGAACCAGACGGAGCCCTCCCAGCTGGCAGCTGGGGAGCATCTGAGTGGAtacgccagcagcagcaacagcgtgCGCTATCTGGACGACCGGCATCCGCTGGACTACCTTGACCTGGGCACGGTGCACGCCCTCAACACCACTGCCATCAACACCTCCGATCTGAACGAGACTGGGAGCAGGCCGCTGGACCCGGTGCTCATCGACAGGTTCCTGAGCAACAGGGCGGTGGACAGCCCGTGGTACCACATGCTCATCAGCATGTACGGCGTGCTAATCTTGTTCGGAGCCCTAGGCAACACCCTGGTGGTTATAGCCGTGATCCGGAAGCCCATCATGCGCACAGCCCGCAATCTGTTCATCCTGAACCTGGCCATATCGG ACTTACTTTTATGCCTAGTCACCATGCCGCTGACCCTGATGGAGATCCTGTCCAAGTACTGGCCCTACGGCTCCTGCTCTATCCTGTGCAAAACCATTGCCATGCTGCAGGCACTTTGTATTTTCGTGTCTACAATATCCATAACGGCCATTGCCTTCGACAGATATCAG GTTATCGTGTACCCCACGCGGGACAGCCTGCAGTTCGTGGGCGCGGTGATGATCCTGGCAGGGATTTGGGCACTGGCACTGCTGCTGGCCTCGCCGCTGTTCATCTACAAGGAGCTGATCAACACAGACACGCCGGCTCTTCTGCAGCAGATCGGGCTGCAGGACACCATACCGTACTGCATCGAGGACTGGCCAAGTCGCAACGGGCGCTTCTACTACTCGATCTTCTCGCTGTGCGTGCAATACCTGGTGCCTATCCTGATCGTCTCGGTGGCCTACTTCGGGATCTACAACAAGCTGAAGAGCCGCATCACCGTGGTGGCCGTTCAGGCGTCCTCCGCCCAGCGAAAGGTGGAACGAGGGCGGCGGATGAAGCGCACCAACTGCCTGCTGATCAGCATCGCCATCATCTTCGGGGTTTCTTGGCTGCCGCTGAACTTTTTTAACCTGTACGCGGACATGGAGCGCTCGCCGGTCACTCAGAGCATGCTCGTCCGCTACGCCATCTGCCACATGATCGGCATGAGCTCCGCCTGCTCCAACCCACTTCTCTACGGCTGGCTCAACGACAACTTCCGTAAAGAATTTCAAGAACTGCTCTGCCGTTGCTCAGACACTAATGTTGCTCTTAACGGTCACACGACAGGCTGCAACGTCCAGGCGGCGGCGCGAAGGCGTCGCAAGTTGGGCGCCGAACTCTCCAAGGGCGAGCTCAAGCTGCTGGGGCCGGGCGGCGCCCAGAGCGGTAccgccggcggcgagggcGGTCTGGCGGCCACCGACTTCATGACAGGCCCCCACGAGGGCGGACTGCGCAGCGCCATTACCGAGTCGGTGGCCCTGACGGACCAACCGTCCAACCCGGTGCCCTCGGAGGTCACCAAGCTGATGCCGCGGTAA
- the LOC122619391 gene encoding neuropeptide F receptor isoform X4 has protein sequence MILAGIWALALLLASPLFIYKELINTDTPALLQQIGLQDTIPYCIEDWPSRNGRFYYSIFSLCVQYLVPILIVSVAYFGIYNKLKSRITVVAVQASSAQRKVERGRRMKRTNCLLISIAIIFGVSWLPLNFFNLYADMERSPVTQSMLVRYAICHMIGMSSACSNPLLYGWLNDNFRKEFQELLCRCSDTNVALNGHTTGCNVQAAARRRRKLGAELSKGELKLLGPGGAQSGTAGGEGGLAATDFMTGPHEGGLRSAITESVALTDQPSNPVPSEVTKLMPR, from the coding sequence ATGATCCTGGCAGGGATTTGGGCACTGGCACTGCTGCTGGCCTCGCCGCTGTTCATCTACAAGGAGCTGATCAACACAGACACGCCGGCTCTTCTGCAGCAGATCGGGCTGCAGGACACCATACCGTACTGCATCGAGGACTGGCCAAGTCGCAACGGGCGCTTCTACTACTCGATCTTCTCGCTGTGCGTGCAATACCTGGTGCCTATCCTGATCGTCTCGGTGGCCTACTTCGGGATCTACAACAAGCTGAAGAGCCGCATCACCGTGGTGGCCGTTCAGGCGTCCTCCGCCCAGCGAAAGGTGGAACGAGGGCGGCGGATGAAGCGCACCAACTGCCTGCTGATCAGCATCGCCATCATCTTCGGGGTTTCTTGGCTGCCGCTGAACTTTTTTAACCTGTACGCGGACATGGAGCGCTCGCCGGTCACTCAGAGCATGCTCGTCCGCTACGCCATCTGCCACATGATCGGCATGAGCTCCGCCTGCTCCAACCCACTTCTCTACGGCTGGCTCAACGACAACTTCCGTAAAGAATTTCAAGAACTGCTCTGCCGTTGCTCAGACACTAATGTTGCTCTTAACGGTCACACGACAGGCTGCAACGTCCAGGCGGCGGCGCGAAGGCGTCGCAAGTTGGGCGCCGAACTCTCCAAGGGCGAGCTCAAGCTGCTGGGGCCGGGCGGCGCCCAGAGCGGTAccgccggcggcgagggcGGTCTGGCGGCCACCGACTTCATGACAGGCCCCCACGAGGGCGGACTGCGCAGCGCCATTACCGAGTCGGTGGCCCTGACGGACCAACCGTCCAACCCGGTGCCCTCGGAGGTCACCAAGCTGATGCCGCGGTAA